A portion of the Cloacibacillus sp. An23 genome contains these proteins:
- a CDS encoding class I adenylate-forming enzyme family protein translates to MPITDLLERNAHEFCHETALVEINPEVKEIRRVTWKEYELIESSPTESYRREITWGVFDEKANRCANLLLSRGIKKGDKVAILMMNSLEWLPVYFGILKTGAIAVPLNFRYTAEEIKYCLELADVDALFFGPEFIGRVEDICDQIPRVKLRFFIGDGCPRFAENYVHLAANLSSYAPRILLSDDDDAAIYFSSGTTGFPKAILHAHRALMHAAKVEQAHHGQTHDDVFLCIPPLYHTGAKMHWFGSLISGSKGILLKGTDPKTIIETVSNEKCTIVWLLVPWVQDILDAIDDGRINLADYELSQWRLMHIGAQPVPPSLITRWRKVFPKHKYDTNYGLSESIGPGCVHLGLGNIDKVGAIGVPGYGWRVKIVDANGNAITDGRVGELAVKGPGVMKCYYNDPKATAEVLKNGWLLTGDMARQDEDGFIYLVDRKKDVIISGGENLYPVQIEDFLRANDAVKDAAVIGLPDKRLGEIAAAIIELKPGAKCTEEDVEKYCMALPRYKRPRRIIFADIPRNPTGKIEKPKLRHMYRADNLVAQQTNG, encoded by the coding sequence ATGCCTATTACCGACCTGCTTGAGCGCAACGCGCACGAATTCTGCCACGAGACGGCGCTCGTCGAGATCAACCCCGAAGTCAAGGAAATCCGCCGCGTCACGTGGAAAGAATATGAGCTTATAGAGTCCAGCCCTACGGAGAGCTACCGCCGCGAGATAACCTGGGGCGTATTCGACGAGAAGGCCAACCGCTGCGCCAACCTGCTGCTCTCGCGCGGCATCAAAAAGGGCGACAAGGTCGCCATCCTCATGATGAACAGCCTCGAATGGCTGCCCGTCTACTTCGGCATACTCAAGACCGGCGCCATCGCCGTGCCGCTGAACTTCCGCTACACCGCGGAAGAGATAAAATACTGCCTCGAACTAGCCGACGTGGATGCGCTCTTCTTCGGCCCCGAGTTCATAGGCCGCGTCGAGGACATCTGCGACCAGATACCGCGCGTCAAGCTGCGCTTCTTCATCGGCGACGGCTGCCCGCGCTTCGCGGAGAACTACGTACACCTCGCCGCGAACCTTTCCAGCTACGCGCCGCGCATACTGCTCTCAGACGACGACGACGCGGCGATATACTTCTCATCCGGCACGACCGGCTTCCCCAAAGCCATACTCCACGCGCACCGCGCGCTCATGCACGCGGCGAAGGTAGAGCAGGCGCACCACGGGCAGACGCACGACGACGTATTCCTCTGCATACCGCCGCTCTACCACACGGGCGCGAAGATGCACTGGTTCGGCAGCCTTATATCGGGCAGCAAAGGGATACTGCTCAAAGGCACAGACCCGAAGACGATAATAGAGACCGTCTCGAACGAAAAATGCACCATCGTCTGGCTGCTCGTGCCGTGGGTGCAGGACATTCTCGACGCGATAGACGACGGGCGAATCAACCTCGCCGACTACGAGCTCTCGCAGTGGCGGCTCATGCACATCGGCGCGCAGCCCGTGCCGCCGAGCCTCATCACGAGATGGCGCAAGGTGTTCCCCAAGCACAAGTACGACACGAACTACGGCCTCTCCGAATCCATCGGCCCGGGCTGCGTCCACCTCGGTCTCGGCAACATAGACAAGGTCGGAGCGATAGGCGTCCCCGGCTACGGCTGGCGCGTCAAAATCGTAGACGCTAACGGAAACGCGATAACCGACGGCAGAGTCGGCGAGCTCGCAGTCAAAGGCCCGGGCGTCATGAAATGCTACTACAACGACCCGAAGGCGACCGCGGAAGTACTCAAAAACGGCTGGCTGCTGACAGGAGACATGGCGAGACAGGACGAAGACGGCTTCATCTACCTCGTAGACCGCAAGAAGGACGTTATAATCAGCGGCGGAGAGAACCTCTATCCGGTGCAGATAGAGGACTTCCTGCGCGCCAACGACGCTGTAAAAGACGCAGCCGTCATCGGCCTGCCCGACAAGCGTCTCGGCGAAATCGCCGCCGCGATAATAGAGCTCAAGCCGGGCGCGAAATGCACGGAAGAGGACGTAGAAAAATACTGCATGGCCCTGCCGCGCTACAAGCGCCCGCGCCGCATAATATTCGCCGACATCCCGCGCAACCCGACCGGCAAGATAGAAAAGCCGAAACTGCGCCACATGTACCGCGCCGACAACCTCGTAGCGCAGCAGACGAACGGCTAG
- a CDS encoding adenosylcobalamin-dependent ribonucleoside-diphosphate reductase — MLIKPAFSPSAKDILRDRYLWRDENRNPVEKPEEMLVRVAKNVAAAEETLAQQYKWTDEFYDVMASLLFLPNSPTLMNAGRPAPHGQLAACFVIGVEDSMESICEALRKQMLIHKSGGGTGFNFSKLRPEGSKVNSTNGRASGPVSFMGLFDKATETVQQGGMRRGANMGILNIDHPDIRKFIHCKDKDGTITNFNISVGVFDGFMEKAVTDPHGEEAALLEEIADSAWRTGDPGIIFLDAINRGNTTPNLGELSSTNPCGESPLYPNEACNLGSINVAAMVKDGKFDFDMLKQVTVVATRFLDDVIDVNHYPLPEIAAAVKLTRKIGLGIMGWADLLFRLRIPYDSEEAYALAAELMSTIQSTAHEVSVELGKEKGVPEPLAHLGRRNATLTCIAPTGTIALLANCSSGIEPLFALEHTRVRTQIDGTKVVMKQRNRWYEQAIKEGMPEEELKKVFVTSHDVSPSAHVRTQGVFQRYTDLAVSKTVNLRHECTVRDVLDAYILAWKEGCKGITVYRDGSKSSQVLYRKEDEKKAESLTESAGAAKAAEPVPAAHGAPAAEPRFRFVLKRPKD, encoded by the coding sequence ATGCTCATAAAACCGGCGTTCAGCCCATCAGCGAAGGACATTCTGCGCGACCGCTACCTGTGGCGCGACGAGAACAGAAACCCCGTGGAAAAACCCGAGGAGATGCTCGTCCGTGTGGCGAAGAACGTCGCCGCGGCGGAGGAGACCCTCGCTCAGCAGTACAAGTGGACGGACGAGTTCTACGACGTTATGGCGTCGCTTCTCTTCCTCCCCAACAGCCCGACCCTCATGAACGCCGGACGTCCCGCGCCGCACGGTCAGCTCGCGGCCTGCTTCGTCATCGGCGTCGAAGATTCGATGGAAAGCATATGCGAGGCGCTGCGCAAGCAGATGCTCATACACAAGAGCGGAGGCGGCACCGGATTCAACTTCTCGAAGCTCCGCCCCGAAGGATCTAAGGTCAACAGCACGAACGGACGCGCCTCCGGCCCGGTCTCCTTCATGGGACTCTTCGACAAGGCGACCGAGACCGTACAGCAGGGCGGGATGAGACGCGGCGCGAACATGGGGATACTCAACATCGACCACCCCGACATCAGGAAATTCATCCACTGCAAGGACAAGGACGGCACTATAACGAACTTCAACATCTCCGTCGGCGTATTCGACGGCTTCATGGAGAAGGCCGTCACCGACCCGCACGGCGAAGAGGCCGCGCTTCTCGAGGAGATAGCGGACTCCGCCTGGCGCACCGGCGACCCGGGGATAATCTTCCTCGACGCGATAAACCGCGGCAACACGACGCCGAACCTCGGCGAGCTCTCAAGCACGAACCCGTGCGGCGAGTCCCCGCTCTATCCGAACGAGGCATGCAACCTCGGCTCGATAAACGTAGCCGCGATGGTCAAGGACGGTAAATTCGACTTCGACATGCTGAAGCAGGTCACCGTGGTCGCAACGCGCTTCCTCGACGACGTCATCGACGTCAACCACTACCCGCTGCCCGAGATAGCGGCGGCTGTGAAGCTCACGCGCAAGATAGGCCTCGGCATAATGGGCTGGGCCGACCTGCTCTTCCGCCTCAGGATACCATACGACAGCGAAGAGGCCTACGCCCTCGCCGCCGAGCTGATGAGCACGATACAGAGTACGGCGCACGAAGTCTCCGTTGAGCTCGGCAAAGAAAAAGGCGTCCCAGAGCCGCTCGCGCACCTCGGCCGCCGCAACGCGACGCTCACCTGCATCGCGCCCACCGGTACGATAGCGCTGCTCGCGAACTGCTCGTCGGGCATCGAGCCGCTCTTCGCGCTCGAGCACACGCGCGTGCGCACTCAGATAGACGGCACGAAGGTCGTCATGAAGCAGCGCAACCGCTGGTACGAGCAGGCGATCAAGGAAGGAATGCCCGAAGAGGAGCTTAAAAAGGTCTTCGTCACATCGCACGACGTCTCCCCCTCGGCGCACGTCAGGACGCAGGGCGTATTCCAGCGCTACACCGACCTAGCGGTCTCAAAGACCGTCAACCTCCGTCACGAATGCACGGTGCGCGACGTACTCGACGCCTACATCCTCGCGTGGAAAGAGGGCTGCAAAGGCATCACGGTCTACCGCGACGGCTCCAAGTCGAGCCAGGTGCTCTACAGGAAAGAGGACGAGAAAAAGGCCGAATCCCTGACCGAAAGCGCCGGAGCCGCAAAAGCCGCCGAGCCGGTGCCGGCCGCTCACGGAGCCCCGGCCGCGGAGCCGAGATTCCGCTTCGTGCTGAAAAGGCCGAAAGATTAA
- a CDS encoding histidine phosphatase family protein, with protein MRIYMIRHAQSTANSLKVWTGQTNAGLSEEGAAALRSICGRFEYPRCEIYFSSPLLRCTESMKIIYGRAADYELTELAECDMGELAGMPYTSLDDDPNYFAWIGRPEETPPWKGESFGAFRRRAERGFARMLGICRERGAESAASVMHGDVMRAVLHRFADEKVAHGDWKIPNSGAYMLEFGDGETALRCETLPDFLFSARG; from the coding sequence ATGCGGATATATATGATACGCCACGCGCAATCGACGGCGAATTCTCTCAAGGTATGGACGGGACAGACGAACGCCGGACTCTCTGAGGAGGGGGCCGCCGCGCTGCGCTCGATATGCGGCCGGTTCGAGTATCCGCGCTGCGAGATATACTTTTCCTCGCCGCTGCTCCGCTGCACCGAGTCGATGAAGATAATCTACGGGCGCGCCGCCGACTATGAGCTCACGGAACTCGCGGAGTGCGACATGGGCGAGCTCGCCGGCATGCCGTACACGAGCCTCGACGACGACCCGAACTATTTCGCGTGGATCGGCAGGCCGGAGGAGACGCCGCCGTGGAAGGGCGAGAGCTTCGGGGCCTTCCGCCGCCGCGCGGAACGCGGCTTCGCCCGTATGCTCGGGATATGCCGCGAGCGCGGCGCCGAAAGCGCGGCGTCGGTCATGCACGGCGACGTCATGCGCGCCGTGCTGCACCGTTTCGCCGACGAGAAAGTCGCGCACGGAGACTGGAAGATCCCGAACAGCGGAGCGTACATGCTAGAGTTCGGCGACGGAGAAACGGCGCTGAGGTGCGAAACTCTGCCGGATTTTCTCTTCAGCGCCCGCGGATGA